In bacterium, the following are encoded in one genomic region:
- a CDS encoding non-canonical purine NTP pyrophosphatase yields MQKLLIATKNVGKAHEVGGFFERVGIKTQSLIDFPDIKAIEETGSTFEENAILKAKSYFALCNMPCVADDGGLEIDALGGEPGVKSRRWIGREMTDWEMVDYALLRLKGVPPDMRTARLRAVIAFYDGDVCLTETDALEGVLLRERPRDMDPGLPFRGLLFIPQFNKLYKDLTHEEHEAVNHRRKMLTRMLPKIQARLA; encoded by the coding sequence ATGCAAAAACTTTTAATTGCTACCAAGAATGTCGGCAAAGCTCACGAGGTCGGCGGGTTTTTTGAACGTGTGGGGATTAAAACGCAATCACTGATAGATTTTCCGGATATCAAGGCGATTGAGGAGACCGGGAGTACGTTTGAGGAGAATGCCATCCTCAAAGCAAAAAGTTATTTTGCATTGTGTAATATGCCTTGCGTCGCCGACGACGGGGGATTGGAGATTGATGCCTTGGGCGGTGAGCCGGGCGTGAAGAGCCGGCGGTGGATTGGGAGAGAGATGACCGATTGGGAGATGGTGGATTACGCGCTCTTGCGATTGAAGGGCGTGCCGCCCGATATGCGCACCGCGCGATTGCGTGCCGTCATCGCGTTTTATGACGGGGATGTTTGTCTCACGGAAACGGATGCGCTGGAAGGCGTGCTACTTCGCGAACGCCCAAGGGATATGGACCCGGGATTACCGTTTCGCGGACTGCTGTTTATCCCGCAATTCAATAAACTTTATAAAGATCTCACGCACGAGGAGCATGAAGCCGTGAATCATCGGAGAAAAATGCTGACGCGAA